Genomic window (Candidatus Thorarchaeota archaeon):
GGTAGCATCAGGGACTGCTTCTCTTGCTTTCTCCAAATCGAGAGGGGCATCAACACTAAGGCCATCTGCGGTGGTTTCTTCCATTTGATCTATGATACGGAGGACATCACCACAGACATGGTAAACCGCATTTGTTCCTGAGTCATGCAACCAGTCCACGACTTCTTTGTCGTATTCCCAAAAGAAGTCATTGTACATTCTTGGTGAAATCATGTCAGGTGAAGCAACAGGATCCGAGAAGTCTACTATATCAACCAGATCAAGAAATGGTTCTATTGCGCTTTTCCACACCTCTGTGCTCCATTTGAATACTTTATGAACAGATTCAGGCTCTTCGATTAGTTGCATCATTAGAGTCTGTGTTTCCATCAATCGGGACACATTCGAAACAGGCCCAATAGTCGCGAGCCATATGCATTTCTGTGATCCTAATTCGTCAACAAGCTTCTCTACACAATCAAGTGCAGCTTGTGCTCTCGGTTCCTCCGATGAATCAAATTCGCCCAGCTCATCAATATCGGAAGCATCTGTGATTGCTGGTTTCTTTACGATGGGAAAACCGCCTTCGGGAATTCTCAGCTCTGTTCCGTAGTACTCGGGAATAATCAAAGGACTAAACATAGGACATACTGCATCAGCATCGAAATCATTGTCAAAACGTAACCATGCTTCAGCCATAGAATCGGAATCATAACCTACTTCGTTAAGATCCATGCCGTAGTAGTTGTAGGTCCAGGCAGTGGATATCACACTCACGGGAATACGTTCTGGTTGTTTTCCATCAAGAGCACTCTGAATAAGATCCCGTGAAGACATACCGTCTACTCCTTTCCTGTCAACCGGACAGCCACGTCAACTGCCTCCATGGCATCTTTTCCGTATCCATGAGCACCTATTTTCTCAGCATAGTCGGGGGATACGGGACCACCGCCGACCATCAGTTTTGCGCTAACGCCGTTTGTATTCAGAGATTCTGAAATCTCTTCCATTTTCAGCATTGACGTGGTCATGAGAGCTGAGACAGCAACAATATCCGCTTCGTTCTCTTTTGCCGCTTCAATGAACTCGTTCGCAGGAATATCTGTTCCCAAATCGATTACCTTGAAACCAGTAGCATCAAGCATCGTTTTCACGAGATTCTTGCCTATGGAATGTATATCACCCTCGCAGACACCAATCACAACAGTGCCACTAGCCTTTGTATCTATTTCAGTTAGATGTGGTTCGAGAACTTCCATACCCGCTTCAAATGCTTTTGCTGACATAAGTATCTCAGGCACGAAATATTCCCCCTTTTGATATAGCTCACCAACTTCCCGCATCGCTTTGGAACAACCCTTGGTCACAATATCAAAAGCCTCAATACCCTGATCAATAGCTTTCTTTGTTAAATCGGGAACAATCTCCCGCTTGCCTTCTCGTATCGCTGTAATCAAATCATTTAGGACATCGTTGTCTGACATAAAGGGGGGCACCTCTAAGGGACATTCGTTCTTTTGATAGGAACAAGAAGGTGTAGATGACATATGATATAAGAACGTATTGAGAGCGGAAAAAACATAGTGACGAGACTATGAGCGAGAGGAAGCCTATTGACGTTGTAAGAGAAGCTATCCAGAATAGACCACCTGGAAGAGTGCCAGTTATTCCATTGGTAGGACTTGTTTCTTCACGATTATCAAATCACTCATTGAAGGATCTAGTTCATGATGCGGACAAGCAGATCAAGTCTCAGCTCGGGATGCTCAAAGAATATGGTTATGACGGCGTTATAACCTGCATGGATCTAACAGTTGAAGCTGAAATGTTGGGTGCAGGTGTTGAATTCAAAGATGCTGAATTTCCGTATGTGAATGAACATCCGTTTGAGAATGTAGAGGGAATCTTTGATGCATCTTTTGACGATATTCACGGTTCAAGGTTGGGTGTAGTCATTGATTCTATTGAGGGTTTGGTAGATGCAGTTGGAGAAACTCATCTAGTCAGCAGCTATGTCATCGGTCCGTTTACTCTTGCAGGACATCTCCTTGGAATGAACAAGCTAATGGAACTGACAATAGAAGACCCTGAGACAGCAAAAGATGTAATCAACCATTGTCAGAAAATCCTTAGACCATACATAGAGGCACAGATTGAGGCGGGCTCTCACAACGTTATTGTATTGGAACCAACCGCTAGTACCAGTATCATATCGCCCAGATTCTTTGAGATGTACGCACTAGCAAATCTCCGAAAAATCAACACCATGATTCATGAGAAAGAATCTCTGGCAACGCTGCATATTTGTGGTCACACAACTCCAATTCTAGAACTGATGGTTGGAACTGAAGCAGACGCGCTCAGTCTGGATTCCGCGGTCAGCTTGAATGTAGCTAGGCAGCGGATTGACCGCAAAGCTACGATTATCGGGAATGTTGATACTAGCACAATGCTGACAGGTACGCCTGATGAGGTAGCTGAAGAATCAAAACAGTGTATCCAAGATACCAACGCCACGGAAGGCGGGTTTATACTCAGTACGGGATGTGATATCCCCATCGAGATACCGCTTGAGAACCTTCGAGCGCATGTACATGCCGCATTACAGGAATGAGGTTAGATACGCGAGTTTGGCCCTCGTATCCACTACTAAAGCCGATTCTTCAATCGCTCAATCCCATGTACTATTGTCTCGTGTTCCGGAGCAAAGGATACTCTAAGATAATTGTCACCCACCTGACCGAAATAGTGTCCAGCCATCATCAAAACGCCAGTCTTCGAAAGAATATACGCCATAGCAGTTTCGGATGGAAAACTCCCGTTGGTCAGGGCACTTAGTTCATCGTCCTTTAACAGCTTCTTGATTTCTTCGTCTTGGTCGATGTGATGGGTCATCTCATCCATTTTCTGATTCACCAATTCTCGAATTGAGACTAAC
Coding sequences:
- a CDS encoding uroporphyrinogen decarboxylase family protein, with the translated sequence MSERKPIDVVREAIQNRPPGRVPVIPLVGLVSSRLSNHSLKDLVHDADKQIKSQLGMLKEYGYDGVITCMDLTVEAEMLGAGVEFKDAEFPYVNEHPFENVEGIFDASFDDIHGSRLGVVIDSIEGLVDAVGETHLVSSYVIGPFTLAGHLLGMNKLMELTIEDPETAKDVINHCQKILRPYIEAQIEAGSHNVIVLEPTASTSIISPRFFEMYALANLRKINTMIHEKESLATLHICGHTTPILELMVGTEADALSLDSAVSLNVARQRIDRKATIIGNVDTSTMLTGTPDEVAEESKQCIQDTNATEGGFILSTGCDIPIEIPLENLRAHVHAALQE
- a CDS encoding corrinoid protein — encoded protein: MSDNDVLNDLITAIREGKREIVPDLTKKAIDQGIEAFDIVTKGCSKAMREVGELYQKGEYFVPEILMSAKAFEAGMEVLEPHLTEIDTKASGTVVIGVCEGDIHSIGKNLVKTMLDATGFKVIDLGTDIPANEFIEAAKENEADIVAVSALMTTSMLKMEEISESLNTNGVSAKLMVGGGPVSPDYAEKIGAHGYGKDAMEAVDVAVRLTGKE
- a CDS encoding uroporphyrinogen decarboxylase family protein; amino-acid sequence: MSSRDLIQSALDGKQPERIPVSVISTAWTYNYYGMDLNEVGYDSDSMAEAWLRFDNDFDADAVCPMFSPLIIPEYYGTELRIPEGGFPIVKKPAITDASDIDELGEFDSSEEPRAQAALDCVEKLVDELGSQKCIWLATIGPVSNVSRLMETQTLMMQLIEEPESVHKVFKWSTEVWKSAIEPFLDLVDIVDFSDPVASPDMISPRMYNDFFWEYDKEVVDWLHDSGTNAVYHVCGDVLRIIDQMEETTADGLSVDAPLDLEKAREAVPDATIVGNIDPANQLLEGTPESVVQASKEAMYAGGRNGPMILAPGCDVPPTSPAENVLAMIRAAKEHGAYPLNL